The following are encoded in a window of Thermodesulfobacterium geofontis OPF15 genomic DNA:
- a CDS encoding MTH1187 family thiamine-binding protein: MSVLIGISIFPLDKGESVSEYVARAVEVIEKSKFPYVLTPMETVVETDTIESALKLVEDCFKALEIDCNRIIINIKIDFRKGRVDRIKGKIESVEKKLGKSLSKV, encoded by the coding sequence ATGAGTGTCTTAATAGGAATTAGTATTTTTCCCTTAGATAAAGGTGAAAGCGTTAGTGAATATGTAGCAAGGGCTGTAGAGGTAATAGAAAAATCAAAATTTCCTTATGTATTAACTCCTATGGAAACAGTTGTTGAAACTGATACTATAGAGTCTGCTTTAAAACTTGTTGAGGATTGCTTTAAAGCTTTAGAAATAGATTGTAACCGTATTATAATAAATATAAAAATAGATTTTAGAAAAGGAAGGGTTGATCGTATCAAGGGTAAAATTGAGTCAGTAGAAAAGAAACTTGGCAAGTCTTTAAGTAAGGTTTAA
- a CDS encoding argininosuccinate synthase — MNPKKIVLAYSGGLDTSVILKWLIERYKCPVIAFCADLGQEENWEEIKERGLKCGAEKVIIRDLKEEFVRDYVFFAIKAGARYEDWYLMGTSVARPLIAKEQVKIALEEGADAVAHGATGKGNDQIRFELTYTALAPELKIIAPWREWDFKGRSDLIEYAKKHNIPIPVTPEKPYSIDANLFHISYEGGILEDLWQEPPEDMFIMTVSPEKASAHPEYIEIEFEKGEPVSINGERLSPAELLKRLNKIGGKHGIGRIDMVENRFIGLKSRGVYETPGGTILHIAHRALEQITLDREVMRFKDSLMPKIAELIYYGFWYAPEFQALKVFIEKTQERVSGTIRLKLYKGNVIVVGRKSPYSLYKKDLVSFDKSEEYNPKDAEGFIRLQGLRLKIYHLLEGGGL, encoded by the coding sequence TTGAATCCTAAAAAAATAGTTTTAGCCTATTCTGGTGGTCTTGATACTTCAGTAATTTTAAAATGGCTTATAGAAAGGTATAAATGCCCAGTAATAGCTTTTTGTGCAGATCTTGGACAAGAAGAAAATTGGGAGGAAATAAAAGAAAGAGGATTAAAATGTGGAGCTGAAAAGGTTATAATAAGGGATTTAAAAGAAGAATTTGTTAGAGATTACGTATTTTTTGCTATAAAGGCAGGTGCAAGGTATGAAGATTGGTATCTTATGGGAACTTCAGTTGCAAGACCTCTTATTGCAAAAGAACAAGTTAAGATTGCTCTTGAAGAGGGAGCAGATGCAGTTGCTCATGGAGCAACAGGAAAAGGAAATGACCAAATAAGATTCGAATTAACCTATACAGCTCTTGCACCAGAATTAAAAATTATCGCACCTTGGAGAGAATGGGACTTTAAAGGAAGAAGTGATCTTATAGAATATGCTAAAAAACACAATATTCCTATTCCAGTAACTCCCGAAAAACCTTATAGTATTGATGCTAACCTTTTTCATATAAGCTATGAGGGAGGTATACTTGAAGATCTTTGGCAAGAACCTCCTGAAGATATGTTTATTATGACTGTTTCTCCTGAAAAAGCATCCGCACATCCTGAATATATAGAAATAGAGTTTGAAAAAGGAGAACCTGTTTCAATTAATGGGGAGAGATTAAGCCCTGCTGAACTTCTAAAAAGATTAAATAAAATAGGTGGAAAACATGGAATTGGAAGAATCGATATGGTAGAAAATAGATTTATAGGCTTGAAAAGTAGAGGAGTTTATGAAACTCCAGGAGGAACTATTTTACATATAGCTCATAGAGCCTTAGAACAAATTACTTTAGATAGAGAGGTAATGCGATTTAAAGATAGCTTAATGCCTAAAATTGCAGAATTAATTTATTATGGATTTTGGTATGCTCCGGAATTTCAAGCTCTTAAAGTTTTTATAGAAAAAACTCAAGAAAGGGTATCAGGCACAATAAGACTTAAGCTTTATAAAGGAAATGTAATTGTAGTTGGTAGAAAAAGTCCTTATAGTCTTTATAAAAAAGATTTGGTAAGTTTTGATAAAAGTGAGGAATATAATCCTAAGGATGCAGAAGGGTTTATAAGACTTCAAGGATTAAGATTGAAAATTTATCATTTATTAGAAGGGGGAGGTTTATGA
- the fsa gene encoding fructose-6-phosphate aldolase, whose protein sequence is MKIFVDTAKIEEIRKVKEWGILDGVTTNPTLLSQTGKPWKEAALEILKEVPDKPVSLEVIATDFEGMVKEAKELAKMGDNVVVKIPFTYEGIKAVQALKAEGIKTNVTLVFSSLQALLAGKAGATYVSPFIGRVDDIAYNGMEVLEEIIQIYNLYDFETQIIAASIRHVDHVKNCALLGVDIATIPFKVIEQMFKHPLTDVGLKRFLEDAKKANITIL, encoded by the coding sequence ATGAAAATCTTTGTAGATACAGCTAAAATTGAAGAAATAAGAAAAGTTAAGGAATGGGGGATTCTTGATGGTGTTACTACAAATCCTACTCTTCTTTCCCAAACTGGTAAACCTTGGAAAGAAGCAGCACTTGAAATATTAAAAGAAGTTCCTGATAAACCTGTTTCTTTGGAAGTAATAGCTACAGATTTTGAGGGAATGGTAAAAGAAGCAAAAGAACTTGCTAAAATGGGAGATAATGTAGTAGTTAAAATACCTTTTACTTATGAAGGAATAAAAGCAGTTCAAGCTTTAAAAGCAGAAGGGATTAAAACTAATGTAACCTTAGTTTTTTCATCTTTACAAGCTTTACTTGCTGGTAAAGCTGGGGCAACCTATGTTTCACCCTTTATAGGAAGGGTGGACGATATAGCTTATAATGGAATGGAAGTTTTAGAAGAAATAATTCAAATTTATAATTTATATGATTTTGAAACCCAAATTATTGCTGCAAGTATTCGTCATGTAGATCATGTTAAAAATTGTGCACTTTTAGGAGTTGATATAGCAACTATTCCTTTTAAAGTAATAGAACAGATGTTTAAACATCCTCTTACAGATGTAGGATTAAAAAGATTTCTTGAAGATGCAAAAAAAGCAAATATAACTATACTTTAA
- a CDS encoding phosphatase PAP2 family protein, whose protein sequence is MSQLDIQFFYLINHFRNSILDNILPIFSDPKFINAFYILVSFFLLIKYSFKKYLVIFLFMILGFFITDFSCARIFKPYFKKERPFVSIPKVYYYSDGKFEFLSQPKSKKNTLSFPSCHAGNSSFISFFLSFFYPRLALILYPFFILVGWSRIYLGVHFPFDVLGGWLLGLILAFIFFKLCKKVLYKT, encoded by the coding sequence ATGTCTCAACTGGATATTCAGTTTTTTTACTTAATAAATCATTTTAGAAATTCTATTTTAGATAATATTTTGCCAATTTTTAGTGATCCTAAGTTTATTAATGCATTTTATATATTAGTTAGCTTTTTTTTATTGATTAAATATTCTTTTAAAAAATATTTGGTCATTTTTTTATTTATGATTTTAGGTTTTTTTATAACAGATTTCAGCTGTGCAAGAATTTTTAAGCCCTATTTTAAAAAAGAAAGACCCTTTGTTAGTATTCCTAAGGTTTATTATTATTCTGATGGAAAATTTGAATTTCTTTCTCAACCCAAGAGTAAAAAGAATACACTTAGTTTTCCTTCTTGTCATGCAGGAAATTCATCCTTTATTTCTTTTTTTCTCTCTTTTTTCTATCCAAGATTAGCTCTTATCCTTTATCCCTTTTTTATTTTAGTGGGATGGTCAAGGATTTATTTAGGGGTCCATTTTCCTTTTGATGTGCTTGGAGGGTGGCTTTTAGGCTTAATCTTAGCCTTTATATTTTTCAAACTTTGTAAAAAAGTTTTATATAAAACCTGA
- a CDS encoding ArnT family glycosyltransferase has protein sequence MQNRRFTFALLFILILFFLKTIYLYFLDLPLSYDEAYYWDWSRFLDFGYYNKPPMIAWIIRLGTEILGNTEFAVRFPALIFITLTLFFSYLLIYKYFNEFNAFLLLLTLSFIPILTVYSFIMTIDPPLLFFWVLSLFFFIKYLENPNYKNATFTGIFIGFGLLTKQTMFAFLFLSALYLLILKKELVFKKETFLLFFISLLIYFPNFYWNYTHQFLLIKHTEEHFSRKTLSIYSFLSFLRDSIGVYTPLFLFFLYTGKTYTKEFLRKGSSKSLKFLYFLSFPAVLGFIFLSFFIKLNVNWILPFCLTGFIFFFAYVSFSKKWKILVFTNLILSLILSFLIYLFGYFSDKFPEPFQVLLEKFKGWKILAERVERHYNEKLALVTDRRDIAAVLSFYVKGHPEVYVIQFSKYPENQYHLWRNANTLIGKEVLVIKKGFLAPSYLEKFEKVEEITIKITKKRYKNYSLWKGIFKL, from the coding sequence ATGCAAAATAGGAGATTTACATTTGCTCTTCTTTTCATTTTAATTCTTTTCTTTTTAAAAACTATTTATCTTTATTTTTTAGATCTTCCTCTTTCTTATGATGAAGCCTATTATTGGGATTGGTCAAGGTTTTTAGATTTTGGTTATTACAACAAACCTCCTATGATAGCTTGGATTATAAGATTGGGAACTGAAATTTTAGGAAATACCGAATTTGCAGTAAGATTTCCAGCCTTAATTTTTATTACCCTAACTTTATTTTTTTCTTATTTATTAATTTATAAATATTTTAACGAGTTTAATGCTTTTTTACTTTTATTAACCCTTTCCTTTATCCCTATTTTAACAGTTTACAGTTTCATAATGACTATAGATCCACCTTTATTATTTTTTTGGGTTTTGTCTTTATTTTTCTTTATAAAATATTTAGAAAATCCCAATTATAAAAATGCCACTTTTACAGGAATCTTTATAGGATTTGGTCTTTTAACTAAACAAACTATGTTTGCTTTTTTATTTCTTAGTGCACTTTATTTGTTAATCCTTAAGAAGGAATTAGTTTTTAAAAAAGAAACTTTTCTTCTTTTTTTTATATCTCTTTTAATTTACTTTCCTAATTTTTATTGGAATTATACTCATCAATTTCTTTTAATAAAACATACTGAAGAACATTTTAGCAGAAAAACTTTATCCATTTATTCTTTTTTGAGTTTTTTAAGAGACTCAATAGGTGTTTATACACCTCTATTTTTATTTTTTCTTTATACAGGAAAGACTTATACTAAAGAATTTCTTAGAAAAGGATCTTCAAAAAGTTTAAAATTTTTATATTTTCTTTCTTTTCCTGCTGTTTTAGGTTTTATATTTCTATCTTTTTTTATTAAATTAAATGTAAACTGGATTTTACCTTTTTGCCTAACAGGTTTTATTTTTTTCTTTGCTTATGTTTCTTTTTCTAAGAAATGGAAAATTTTAGTTTTCACTAATTTAATTTTAAGTTTAATTTTGTCTTTTTTAATTTATCTTTTTGGTTATTTTTCGGATAAATTTCCAGAGCCTTTTCAAGTTTTATTAGAGAAGTTTAAGGGATGGAAAATTCTTGCAGAAAGGGTTGAAAGACATTATAATGAAAAATTAGCTTTAGTGACAGATCGTAGAGATATTGCAGCAGTTCTTTCTTTTTATGTTAAAGGACATCCAGAAGTTTACGTTATTCAGTTTAGTAAGTATCCTGAAAATCAATATCATTTATGGAGAAATGCAAATACTTTGATAGGAAAAGAGGTGTTAGTAATAAAAAAGGGTTTTTTAGCACCCTCCTATTTAGAAAAATTTGAAAAGGTTGAGGAAATAACTATAAAAATAACCAAAAAAAGGTATAAAAACTATTCCCTTTGGAAAGGTATTTTTAAACTATAG
- the radA gene encoding DNA repair protein RadA encodes MAYYCQECGYKSLKWFGRCPECGAWNTLVEEKESKDKKKATFEKAKVQKLSEIIFKPQKRLKTGLTEFDQVLGGGIVSSSLILIGGDPGIGKSTLLTQIAGLLSEKKVKVVYVSAEESLEQISLRVERLKINRDFYFISDTNLTSILETVEEIKPQLLIIDSIQTVYLPELESSPGGVSQVRECANVLMRLAKEKGIIVILVGHITKGGIIAGPKILEHLVDVVLYLEGEKETGFRILRAVKNRFGPVNEIGVFLMTEEGLIPHSQYEDFFLSEEGSYFCVIEGTRPILVTAQALVTKSYFAVPRRTAVGFDPIRLSLLVAILEKKLGFNFRDQDIYVKIAGGLKVRDPSADLAIAMALISSLLEKPLPTKTVFIGEIGLSAELRTVRDITLRLKEAEKKGFKKAFIPESANIKEKEFKIEILPCKRVSEVCKYVFS; translated from the coding sequence ATGGCTTATTATTGTCAAGAATGTGGCTATAAAAGTTTAAAATGGTTTGGGAGATGTCCTGAGTGTGGGGCATGGAATACTCTTGTTGAAGAAAAAGAAAGTAAGGATAAGAAAAAAGCCACTTTTGAAAAGGCAAAAGTTCAAAAACTTTCTGAAATTATTTTTAAACCGCAGAAAAGATTAAAAACGGGTTTAACAGAATTTGATCAAGTGTTAGGAGGAGGGATTGTTTCTTCATCTTTAATTCTTATAGGAGGAGATCCTGGTATTGGTAAATCTACTTTATTAACTCAAATAGCAGGATTACTTTCTGAAAAAAAAGTAAAAGTAGTTTATGTTTCGGCAGAGGAATCTCTTGAGCAAATAAGTTTAAGAGTTGAAAGATTAAAAATAAATAGGGATTTTTATTTTATTTCTGATACCAATTTAACTTCAATTTTAGAGACAGTAGAAGAGATAAAGCCACAGCTTTTAATTATAGATTCTATACAGACTGTTTATCTTCCAGAGCTTGAAAGTTCTCCTGGGGGAGTTTCTCAAGTAAGAGAATGTGCTAATGTACTTATGCGTTTAGCAAAGGAAAAGGGTATTATTGTAATTTTAGTAGGGCATATTACAAAAGGTGGTATTATAGCAGGCCCCAAAATTTTAGAACATCTTGTAGATGTGGTTCTATATTTAGAAGGAGAAAAAGAAACAGGTTTTAGAATTTTAAGAGCTGTTAAGAATCGCTTTGGTCCTGTAAATGAGATAGGAGTTTTTTTAATGACTGAAGAAGGACTTATCCCCCATTCTCAATATGAAGACTTTTTCTTATCAGAAGAAGGAAGCTATTTTTGTGTGATAGAAGGAACAAGACCTATTTTAGTTACTGCTCAGGCCTTAGTAACTAAGAGTTATTTTGCTGTTCCAAGAAGAACAGCTGTTGGATTTGATCCTATTAGACTTTCTCTTTTAGTTGCTATTTTAGAAAAAAAACTTGGTTTTAACTTTAGAGATCAGGATATTTATGTAAAAATAGCAGGTGGTTTAAAAGTAAGAGATCCTTCTGCAGATTTAGCAATTGCAATGGCATTAATTTCAAGTTTACTTGAAAAACCACTACCAACTAAAACAGTTTTTATAGGAGAAATAGGGCTTTCAGCAGAATTAAGAACTGTAAGAGATATAACTTTAAGGCTAAAAGAGGCTGAGAAAAAGGGTTTTAAAAAAGCCTTTATTCCAGAGTCAGCAAATATTAAAGAAAAGGAATTTAAAATAGAGATTTTACCTTGTAAAAGGGTATCTGAAGTATGTAAATATGTTTTTAGTTAA
- a CDS encoding TVP38/TMEM64 family protein: MFDNLLSLWNNREELRIFLGKHPYLGPILFIVLQALQVIIAPIPGEATGFLAGFFFGAFKGCLISTIGIIIGSSFAFYIGRFFKKKILSRYEQSPYYLKIKKVFKKYGITGTFFLYLFPGFPKDILNYLLGVMPISFKAFIFVCTLGRIPGTFALSLQGDVVYGGHPYKIFFVSTIFGLSFIIFFLFKKRFTI, from the coding sequence ATGTTTGATAATCTACTTTCTTTATGGAATAATAGAGAAGAATTAAGAATCTTTTTAGGGAAACATCCTTATTTAGGTCCAATTTTATTTATAGTTCTTCAAGCTTTACAAGTTATCATAGCTCCCATACCTGGAGAGGCAACAGGATTTTTAGCAGGTTTTTTCTTTGGAGCTTTTAAGGGTTGTTTAATAAGTACTATTGGAATTATCATAGGTTCTTCTTTTGCCTTTTATATAGGAAGATTTTTCAAAAAAAAGATTTTAAGTAGATACGAACAATCTCCTTATTATTTAAAAATTAAAAAAGTCTTTAAAAAATATGGAATTACTGGAACTTTTTTTCTTTATTTATTCCCAGGTTTTCCTAAGGATATTTTAAATTACCTTTTAGGAGTTATGCCCATTTCTTTTAAAGCTTTTATTTTTGTGTGTACCTTAGGAAGAATTCCAGGAACATTTGCTCTATCTTTACAAGGGGATGTAGTATATGGAGGGCATCCCTATAAAATTTTCTTTGTATCCACTATATTTGGGCTTTCTTTTATAATTTTTTTTCTTTTTAAGAAAAGATTTACCATTTAA
- the hisF gene encoding imidazole glycerol phosphate synthase subunit HisF: protein MLSKRIVVCLDVKDGKTTKGIKFKNNIEVGDPVEMAEKYYLEGADEIVFYDITASAEHRKIMIDVVRKTAERIFIPFAVGGGIKSLEDMREVLLAGAEKVSINTAAVLNPKLIYEGAKAFGSQCIVLGMDVKKVEPSSKIPSGYEVWIKGGRQPMGIDAVWWAKEAENLGAGEICLNSIDADGTKEGYELTITRMIAEAVNIPIIASGGAGHPEHLYQVLTEGKADAALIASMVHYGMYTIKEIKEYLAERGVKVRIKW from the coding sequence ATGTTAAGTAAAAGAATTGTTGTTTGTTTAGATGTAAAAGACGGAAAAACTACTAAAGGAATCAAATTTAAAAATAATATAGAAGTAGGAGACCCTGTTGAAATGGCTGAAAAATATTATCTGGAAGGTGCTGACGAAATAGTCTTTTATGATATTACAGCCAGTGCAGAACATAGAAAAATAATGATTGATGTAGTAAGAAAAACTGCTGAACGCATTTTTATTCCCTTCGCAGTGGGGGGAGGAATCAAAAGTTTAGAAGATATGAGAGAAGTATTACTGGCAGGAGCTGAAAAAGTATCAATAAATACTGCTGCTGTTTTAAACCCTAAACTTATATATGAAGGAGCTAAAGCCTTTGGTTCTCAATGTATAGTGCTTGGAATGGATGTAAAAAAAGTAGAACCCTCTTCTAAAATACCCTCTGGATATGAAGTTTGGATTAAGGGCGGAAGACAACCTATGGGAATAGATGCAGTTTGGTGGGCAAAGGAGGCAGAAAATCTCGGTGCTGGAGAAATATGTCTAAATTCTATTGATGCAGATGGAACAAAAGAAGGATATGAACTTACTATTACAAGAATGATAGCAGAGGCTGTAAATATCCCAATTATAGCTTCTGGTGGAGCTGGGCATCCAGAACATCTTTATCAGGTTTTAACAGAAGGAAAAGCAGATGCTGCACTTATTGCTTCTATGGTTCATTATGGAATGTATACTATAAAAGAAATTAAAGAATATTTAGCTGAAAGAGGAGTTAAAGTAAGAATTAAATGGTAA
- a CDS encoding FmdB family zinc ribbon protein, with protein MPIYEFSCLNCGKVFEKLVLKDKEIYELRCPYCNSKNIKKLISNFYSNKDSSLKNSSCSGGGFRFT; from the coding sequence ATGCCAATTTATGAATTTAGCTGTTTAAATTGTGGAAAAGTTTTTGAAAAACTTGTTCTAAAAGATAAAGAAATCTATGAATTAAGATGCCCATATTGCAATTCTAAAAATATAAAAAAACTTATTTCCAATTTTTATTCTAATAAAGATTCTTCTCTAAAAAATTCTTCTTGTAGCGGTGGAGGATTTAGGTTTACTTGA
- a CDS encoding SIR2 family NAD-dependent protein deacylase codes for MNLYKEIADLIKNSKYSLAFTGAGISVESGIPTFRGSQGLWSKYDPEEFAHIDSFIRNPAKVWKMIREMFAIIFEAKPNPAHEILAEMEKRGYLKAIITQNIDGLHQLAGSKNVIEYHGNCKWLLCLSCGKKEEVKRELIEMLPYPKCKECEAPLKPDVVFFGEAIPFEAKTKAEREVQRCDLLLIIGTSGVVYPASQLPYMAKLNKATIIEINLEETPYTHSITDYFLKGKAGEILFKIFSELS; via the coding sequence ATGAACTTATATAAAGAAATTGCAGATCTTATAAAAAATTCAAAATATTCTTTAGCTTTTACAGGTGCTGGTATATCTGTAGAAAGCGGTATTCCAACTTTTAGAGGTTCTCAGGGGCTTTGGAGTAAATATGATCCTGAAGAATTTGCTCATATTGACTCATTTATAAGAAACCCTGCTAAGGTTTGGAAAATGATAAGAGAAATGTTTGCGATAATTTTTGAAGCTAAACCCAATCCTGCTCATGAAATTTTAGCTGAAATGGAAAAAAGAGGCTATCTAAAAGCAATAATTACTCAAAACATAGATGGACTCCATCAACTTGCTGGAAGTAAAAATGTTATAGAATATCACGGAAATTGTAAATGGCTTTTATGTTTAAGTTGTGGAAAAAAAGAAGAAGTAAAAAGAGAACTTATTGAGATGCTTCCCTATCCCAAATGTAAAGAATGCGAAGCTCCTTTAAAGCCTGATGTAGTATTTTTTGGAGAAGCCATACCTTTTGAAGCTAAAACCAAAGCAGAAAGGGAAGTTCAAAGGTGTGATCTCTTGTTAATAATTGGAACATCAGGCGTTGTTTATCCAGCTTCTCAACTCCCTTATATGGCAAAATTAAATAAAGCTACTATCATAGAAATAAACCTTGAAGAAACTCCTTACACCCATTCTATTACCGATTATTTTTTAAAAGGAAAAGCAGGAGAAATCCTTTTTAAAATTTTCTCAGAACTTTCTTGA
- the cutA gene encoding divalent-cation tolerance protein CutA, translated as MKDKIVFLYVTCASEEEAKKIGKALLEERLCACVNIYPQISSMYWWEGKIEESKEAIMIVKTKESLINLVEEKILQLHSYTCPCIAKIEIERTNECFLNWLLKETKPI; from the coding sequence ATGAAAGACAAAATAGTGTTTCTTTATGTAACCTGCGCATCTGAAGAAGAGGCTAAAAAAATAGGAAAAGCCCTTCTTGAAGAAAGACTTTGTGCTTGTGTTAATATTTATCCTCAAATAAGCTCAATGTACTGGTGGGAGGGGAAAATTGAAGAATCTAAAGAAGCTATTATGATTGTTAAAACTAAAGAATCTCTAATAAATTTGGTAGAGGAAAAAATTCTTCAATTACACTCTTATACCTGTCCTTGTATAGCTAAAATAGAAATAGAAAGAACCAATGAGTGCTTTTTAAATTGGTTACTTAAAGAAACTAAACCTATTTAA
- a CDS encoding molybdopterin molybdotransferase MoeA, translating to MLDKKYLTLKESVKLLLDYIEFRCLSFEIVSIESAYNRITYEDILAPENLPGFKRSTVDGFAVRSQDTFGAKETMPVYLTVKGHIPMGVAPDFSLNPGEAASIGTGGMLPEGADAVVMIEHVNVVSSDLIEILKPIGPGENVIFEDEDIKEGELVIPKGHKLKPQDIGALAGLGISQIKVVKKPVIAIILTGDEIIPYTEKVTPGKIRDINSFTLAGLIDLAGGIPLKMGIVKDDYKELKAIVNKAYELADIILITGGTSAGIKDMTAQIINELGEPGIIFHGVSIKPGKPIIAGVCNNKPVFGLPGHPVAVYICFELFVKPVINKMLGLTDKTYKPKVKAKLTKSISSQAGRRDFIRVYLEEKEGELLATPLLSKSGLIMTLVKANGILCIPEDLLGFEKDEIVEVELL from the coding sequence ATGCTTGATAAAAAATATCTTACCTTAAAAGAAAGTGTAAAATTACTTTTAGACTATATTGAGTTTAGATGTCTTTCTTTTGAGATTGTTTCTATAGAATCTGCCTATAATAGAATTACTTATGAAGATATTTTAGCACCTGAAAATCTGCCTGGTTTTAAAAGATCAACTGTTGATGGATTTGCAGTAAGGTCTCAGGATACTTTTGGAGCAAAGGAAACCATGCCTGTTTATTTAACTGTAAAAGGGCATATTCCTATGGGGGTGGCACCTGATTTTTCTTTAAATCCAGGTGAGGCTGCATCTATTGGAACAGGAGGAATGCTTCCAGAGGGTGCTGATGCAGTGGTAATGATTGAACATGTAAATGTGGTTTCCTCAGATTTAATAGAAATTTTAAAACCTATTGGACCTGGAGAAAATGTTATTTTTGAAGACGAAGATATAAAGGAGGGAGAACTTGTAATTCCTAAAGGACATAAACTAAAACCTCAAGATATAGGTGCACTCGCAGGCTTAGGAATTTCTCAAATAAAAGTAGTTAAAAAGCCAGTAATCGCTATAATCCTTACCGGAGATGAAATTATCCCTTATACAGAAAAGGTAACTCCTGGGAAAATAAGAGATATTAATTCTTTCACTTTAGCAGGTTTAATTGATTTAGCTGGGGGCATTCCTCTTAAAATGGGGATTGTTAAAGATGATTATAAAGAGCTAAAAGCTATAGTAAATAAAGCTTATGAATTAGCAGATATTATTTTAATCACAGGTGGTACAAGTGCTGGAATAAAGGATATGACTGCTCAAATTATAAATGAGCTTGGAGAACCAGGCATTATTTTCCACGGAGTATCTATTAAACCTGGGAAACCAATTATAGCAGGAGTTTGCAATAATAAACCCGTTTTTGGACTTCCTGGTCATCCTGTAGCTGTTTATATTTGTTTTGAACTTTTTGTAAAACCTGTTATAAATAAAATGCTTGGACTAACTGATAAAACTTACAAACCAAAAGTTAAGGCTAAATTAACAAAAAGTATTTCTTCTCAGGCAGGAAGAAGAGATTTTATAAGAGTTTATTTGGAAGAAAAAGAAGGGGAACTTCTGGCTACCCCACTTTTAAGTAAATCTGGTCTTATTATGACCTTAGTAAAAGCTAATGGTATACTTTGTATTCCTGAAGATCTTTTAGGCTTTGAAAAAGATGAAATAGTGGAGGTGGAACTTTTATGA